The following are encoded together in the Nocardioides thalensis genome:
- a CDS encoding lipid-transfer protein produces the protein MTERSLSGKAAIVGIGATEFSKESGRSELQLSVEAVRAALADCGLTPADVDGLTTFTMDTSSEIAVARELGIPELRFFSRINYGGGAACATVQQAAMAVATGVADVVVCYRGFNERSESRFGQVSVAAATQVNTNGLDNAWTYPMGLGTPAATVAMQARRYMHEYGATSEDFGRVAVADRRHAATNPNAFFHGRPITLEDHQASRMIVDPLHLLDCCQESDGAVALVVTSAERARDLPQRPAYVAAAAQGSGRDQFVMTSYYRDDLGIPEMGVVGRELWRQSGLTAQDMPMAILYDHFTPYVLMQLEELGFCGRGEAKDFVKDGAIEVGGRLPINTHGGQLGEAYIHGMNGIAEGVRQVRGTSVNPVDDVHHVLVTAGTGVPTSGLVLAAG, from the coding sequence ATGACCGAGCGCTCGCTCAGCGGCAAGGCGGCCATCGTCGGCATCGGCGCGACCGAGTTCTCCAAGGAGTCCGGCCGCTCCGAGCTCCAGCTCTCCGTCGAGGCGGTGCGGGCGGCGCTCGCCGACTGCGGCCTGACTCCCGCTGACGTCGACGGGCTGACCACGTTCACGATGGACACCTCGTCGGAGATCGCCGTGGCGCGGGAGCTCGGCATCCCGGAGCTGAGGTTCTTCAGCCGCATCAACTACGGCGGCGGCGCGGCCTGCGCCACCGTGCAGCAGGCAGCGATGGCCGTCGCCACGGGGGTGGCCGACGTCGTCGTCTGCTACCGCGGCTTCAACGAGCGGTCGGAGTCGCGGTTCGGGCAGGTCTCGGTCGCGGCAGCGACCCAGGTCAACACCAACGGGCTCGACAACGCGTGGACCTACCCGATGGGCCTCGGCACGCCGGCCGCGACGGTCGCCATGCAGGCCCGCCGCTACATGCACGAGTACGGCGCCACGTCGGAGGACTTCGGCCGCGTCGCCGTCGCCGACCGGCGACACGCCGCGACCAACCCCAACGCGTTCTTCCACGGCAGGCCGATCACCCTGGAGGACCACCAGGCGTCGCGGATGATCGTCGACCCGCTCCACCTGCTCGACTGCTGCCAGGAGAGCGACGGCGCCGTGGCACTGGTCGTCACCTCCGCCGAGCGGGCACGCGACCTCCCGCAGCGGCCGGCGTACGTCGCCGCGGCAGCGCAGGGGAGCGGGCGCGACCAGTTCGTGATGACGTCCTACTACCGCGACGACCTCGGCATCCCCGAGATGGGCGTGGTCGGGCGGGAGCTGTGGCGCCAGTCCGGGCTCACCGCGCAGGACATGCCGATGGCGATCCTCTACGACCACTTCACGCCGTACGTGCTGATGCAGCTGGAGGAGCTGGGCTTTTGCGGCCGGGGCGAGGCGAAGGACTTCGTCAAGGACGGTGCGATCGAGGTCGGCGGCCGACTCCCGATCAACACCCACGGTGGGCAGCTGGGCGAGGCCTACATCCACGGCATGAACGGCATCGCCGAGGGCGTGCGGCAGGTGCGCGGCACGTCGGTCAACCCGGTCGACGACGTCCACCACGTGCTCGTCACCGCGGGCACCGGGGTGCCGACCAGCGGGCTGGTGCTCGCGGCGGGCTGA
- a CDS encoding sodium:solute symporter family protein — MTPLVSDTLIDADLVDYAILATYFVFVLGIGWLARRQVSDSVDFFLSGRALPAWVTGLAFISANLGAVEIMGMSANGAEIGLPTVHYFWVGAIPAMLFLGIVMMPFYYGSKVRSVPEFMLRRFGPGAHLVNSLSFALAQLLIAGVNLYLLGTIIHALLGWPLWLALVVAAAVVLSYITLGGLSAAIYNEVLQFFVIVAALLPLTIIGLHQVGGWDGLMDKVAPAEGGATVGQQTESWPGQALSGFDSGFLSVVGIVFGLGFVLSFGYWTTNFVEVQRAMASDSISSARKTPIIGAFPKMFVPFITIVPGMIAAVLVTEIADLKAGGTPAGGASGEGVAYNDALLLLMRDLLPNGLLGVAITGLLAAFMAGMAANISAFNTVFSYDLWGDYVVKNKPDGYYLKVGRVATVAATGVAILTAALAANFSNIMDYLQTLFGFFNAPLFATFILGMFWKRMTPTAGWLGLVAGTASAVLVAFLSEDAFGSLSTGVLPISGQGAAFLSASAAFVVDIALSVVVSLVTTPKPAEQLVGLVYSETPREQRTDPREASYPWYQRPVPLAGVALVMVIVLNAIF, encoded by the coding sequence GTGACGCCGCTCGTCTCGGACACCCTCATCGACGCGGACCTCGTCGACTACGCGATCCTGGCGACCTACTTCGTCTTCGTGCTGGGCATCGGCTGGCTCGCTCGAAGACAGGTCTCGGACTCGGTCGACTTCTTCCTGTCCGGACGTGCCCTACCGGCCTGGGTCACCGGTCTTGCCTTCATCTCCGCCAACCTCGGCGCCGTCGAGATCATGGGCATGTCGGCCAACGGGGCAGAGATCGGACTGCCCACGGTCCACTACTTCTGGGTCGGGGCGATCCCGGCGATGCTGTTCCTCGGCATCGTGATGATGCCCTTCTACTACGGCTCGAAGGTCCGGTCGGTGCCGGAGTTCATGCTCCGCCGGTTCGGCCCGGGCGCCCACCTCGTCAACTCGCTGTCGTTCGCGCTCGCCCAGCTGCTCATCGCGGGCGTGAACCTCTACCTGCTCGGCACGATCATCCACGCACTGCTCGGCTGGCCGCTGTGGCTCGCGCTCGTCGTCGCGGCCGCGGTGGTGCTCTCCTACATCACCCTCGGCGGCCTCTCCGCGGCGATCTACAACGAGGTGCTCCAGTTCTTCGTGATCGTCGCGGCCCTGCTCCCGCTGACGATCATCGGGCTCCACCAGGTCGGCGGCTGGGACGGCCTGATGGACAAGGTCGCGCCCGCCGAGGGCGGCGCGACGGTGGGGCAGCAGACCGAGTCGTGGCCCGGTCAGGCGCTGTCCGGCTTCGACTCCGGCTTCCTGTCGGTGGTCGGCATCGTCTTCGGCCTCGGCTTCGTGCTGTCCTTCGGCTACTGGACCACGAACTTCGTCGAGGTCCAGCGCGCGATGGCGTCGGACTCGATCTCCTCGGCGCGGAAGACCCCGATCATCGGCGCCTTCCCGAAGATGTTCGTCCCTTTCATCACGATCGTGCCCGGCATGATCGCCGCGGTGCTGGTGACCGAGATCGCCGACCTCAAGGCCGGAGGAACGCCGGCCGGCGGCGCGTCCGGAGAGGGCGTCGCCTACAACGACGCCTTGCTGCTCCTGATGCGCGACCTGCTCCCCAACGGCCTGCTCGGTGTCGCGATCACCGGACTGCTCGCGGCCTTCATGGCCGGCATGGCTGCCAACATCTCCGCCTTCAACACGGTCTTCAGCTACGACCTCTGGGGCGACTACGTCGTCAAGAACAAGCCCGACGGCTACTACCTCAAGGTCGGGCGCGTCGCGACGGTCGCGGCCACCGGCGTCGCGATCCTGACCGCAGCACTGGCGGCGAACTTCTCGAACATCATGGACTACCTCCAGACGCTGTTCGGGTTCTTCAACGCGCCGCTGTTCGCGACGTTCATCCTCGGCATGTTCTGGAAGCGGATGACGCCCACCGCGGGCTGGCTCGGTCTCGTCGCCGGTACGGCGTCCGCGGTGCTCGTGGCGTTCCTGAGCGAGGACGCGTTCGGCTCGCTGAGCACCGGGGTGCTGCCGATCAGCGGTCAGGGGGCGGCGTTCCTGAGCGCGTCGGCGGCGTTCGTCGTCGACATCGCGCTGAGCGTCGTCGTGTCGCTCGTGACCACCCCGAAGCCGGCGGAGCAGCTGGTCGGCCTCGTCTACTCCGAGACCCCGCGCGAGCAGCGCACCGACCCCCGCGAGGCGTCGTACCCCTGGTACCAGCGACCGGTGCCGCTGGCCGGTGTCGCGCTCGTCATGGTCATCGTCCTGAACGCGATCTTCTAG
- a CDS encoding MFS transporter yields MTQVAMGTRQGRGALLAAVLGTGMAFLDGTVVNVALREMGRDLDASLSDLQWITNGYLLSLASLILLGGSLGDRFGRRRLFVVGVVGFAVASLVCGLAQTPEQLIAARLLQGVGGALLTPGSLAMIQSVFRQEDRGRAIGAWSGLAGVSTAIGPFVGGWLIDYASWRWIFLINVPLAVLTVVAALRYVPETSDPESAHEFDVVGAVLGALALAGVTFALIQSESIGRGPAIAVGAAGVVAGVCFVVQERRSPHPMMPLSLFGSRLFSASNLMTFLVYAALGAVSFFLVIQLQTVSGYGALAAGLATLPMTILMLLFSSRAGDLSSRIGPRVPMSLGPAICAAGTLMLVGVDEDPSYWLDVFPGVTVFAVGLTLLVAPLTATVLAAAPDRYAGIASGINNAVARAGTLLAIAALPVAVGLTGADYERPRAFDLGYERAMIACAVLLALGGLVSWVAVRRPEAVVTSDA; encoded by the coding sequence ATGACACAGGTGGCGATGGGCACCCGCCAGGGCAGAGGCGCACTGCTGGCGGCGGTGCTCGGCACAGGGATGGCCTTCCTCGACGGCACGGTCGTCAACGTCGCGCTCCGCGAGATGGGCCGCGACCTCGACGCCTCGCTGAGCGACTTGCAGTGGATCACCAACGGCTACCTGCTCTCCCTCGCGTCCCTGATCCTGCTCGGTGGGTCGCTGGGCGACCGGTTCGGGCGTCGGCGCCTGTTCGTCGTCGGGGTCGTCGGCTTTGCGGTCGCGTCGCTGGTGTGCGGGCTGGCGCAGACCCCGGAGCAGCTGATCGCCGCGCGACTGCTCCAGGGTGTCGGCGGCGCGCTCCTGACGCCGGGGAGCCTGGCGATGATCCAGAGCGTGTTCCGCCAGGAGGACCGCGGCCGCGCGATCGGCGCCTGGTCCGGGCTCGCGGGCGTCTCGACGGCGATCGGCCCGTTCGTCGGCGGCTGGCTCATCGACTACGCGAGCTGGCGCTGGATCTTCCTCATCAACGTCCCGCTCGCGGTGCTCACCGTGGTCGCGGCGCTGCGCTACGTGCCCGAGACCTCCGACCCCGAGAGCGCCCACGAGTTCGACGTCGTCGGAGCCGTCCTCGGCGCGCTCGCGCTCGCCGGCGTGACGTTCGCGCTCATCCAGTCCGAGTCCATCGGTCGCGGTCCCGCGATCGCCGTGGGCGCGGCCGGCGTCGTCGCCGGAGTCTGCTTCGTGGTGCAGGAGCGCCGCTCGCCCCACCCGATGATGCCGCTGTCCCTGTTCGGCTCCCGGCTGTTCTCGGCGAGCAACCTGATGACGTTCCTCGTCTACGCGGCGCTCGGTGCGGTCAGCTTCTTCCTCGTCATCCAGCTCCAGACGGTGTCCGGGTACGGCGCGCTCGCCGCCGGCCTCGCGACCCTCCCGATGACCATCCTGATGCTGCTCTTCTCCTCCCGGGCCGGCGACCTGTCCAGCCGGATCGGGCCGCGGGTGCCGATGTCCCTCGGTCCGGCGATCTGCGCCGCCGGCACGCTGATGCTCGTCGGCGTCGACGAGGACCCGTCGTACTGGCTCGACGTCTTCCCGGGGGTCACCGTCTTCGCGGTCGGGCTCACCCTGCTGGTGGCCCCGCTGACCGCGACGGTGCTCGCCGCCGCGCCCGACCGCTACGCGGGGATCGCCAGCGGCATCAACAACGCGGTGGCCCGGGCCGGGACCCTGCTCGCGATCGCAGCGCTGCCAGTGGCGGTCGGGCTCACCGGCGCCGACTACGAGCGCCCGCGCGCGTTCGACCTCGGCTACGAGCGGGCGATGATCGCGTGCGCGGTGCTGCTCGCGCTGGGCGGGCTCGTCTCCTGGGTCGCCGTACGCCGCCCGGAAGCGGTCGTGACCTCCGACGCCTGA
- a CDS encoding Zn-ribbon domain-containing OB-fold protein, whose amino-acid sequence MIRPMVNRDSAYFWEGTQKGELRVQSCNACGALRHPPGPACPECGGLDRGYVVAAGEGEVFSYVVHRHPPVPGKELPIVIALIDLDEGVRMVGEVHGVQPEEIEIGRRLRVDWHRVDDDLTLPVWRPVEEDS is encoded by the coding sequence GTGATCCGGCCGATGGTCAACCGCGACTCGGCGTACTTCTGGGAGGGCACCCAGAAGGGCGAGCTGCGGGTGCAGAGCTGCAACGCCTGCGGCGCGCTGCGCCACCCGCCCGGACCCGCGTGCCCGGAGTGCGGCGGGCTCGACCGGGGCTACGTCGTGGCGGCCGGCGAGGGCGAGGTGTTCTCCTACGTCGTCCACCGCCATCCGCCGGTGCCCGGCAAGGAGCTGCCGATCGTGATCGCGCTGATCGACCTCGACGAGGGCGTGCGGATGGTCGGCGAGGTGCACGGTGTGCAGCCCGAGGAGATCGAGATCGGCCGGCGGCTGCGGGTCGACTGGCACCGGGTCGACGACGACCTGACCCTGCCCGTGTGGCGGCCGGTCGAGGAGGACTCATGA
- a CDS encoding cupin domain-containing protein, protein MSYPPPLYDGPHGEVSATVRPGGSEPDLVYPNGNRVHYLATGEGSGGLFGLYRWEFSEAVSGPGPHFHRTIAESFYILTGEVKVYDGNAWVTARPGDFLHVPPGGLHGFRNESGAEASMLLHFAPGAPREAYFEGLDRLARGEEWTKDEYAAFMAEHDNFWEE, encoded by the coding sequence ATGTCCTACCCACCCCCGCTCTACGACGGCCCGCACGGTGAGGTCTCGGCGACCGTCCGGCCCGGCGGCAGCGAGCCGGACCTCGTCTACCCCAACGGCAACCGCGTGCACTACCTCGCGACGGGCGAGGGCAGCGGCGGGCTGTTCGGTCTCTACCGGTGGGAGTTCTCGGAGGCGGTGAGCGGGCCGGGGCCGCACTTCCACCGCACGATCGCGGAGTCGTTCTACATCCTCACCGGCGAGGTGAAGGTCTACGACGGCAACGCGTGGGTCACGGCGCGGCCGGGCGACTTCCTGCACGTCCCGCCGGGCGGCCTGCACGGGTTCCGCAACGAGTCGGGTGCCGAGGCGTCGATGCTGCTGCACTTCGCGCCCGGCGCGCCCCGCGAGGCCTACTTCGAGGGTCTCGACCGCCTCGCCCGCGGCGAGGAGTGGACGAAGGACGAGTACGCCGCGTTCATGGCCGAGCACGACAACTTCTGGGAGGAGTGA
- a CDS encoding OsmC family peroxiredoxin: protein MPTRTARTAWNGGLQDGSGQVELSSSGVGTFDVSFPKRAADDADGTTSPEELIAAAHSACYSMALSKQIADAGGTPQSLDVTADVTLGADSGGAPTITTIKLTVRAEVDGLDDAAFQTCAENAKAGCPVSKALAGVGEISLDAALETA from the coding sequence ATGCCTACTCGCACTGCACGCACTGCATGGAACGGTGGACTCCAGGACGGCTCGGGCCAGGTCGAGCTCTCGTCGTCCGGGGTCGGCACGTTCGACGTCTCCTTCCCCAAGCGCGCCGCGGACGACGCGGACGGCACCACCAGCCCGGAGGAGCTGATCGCCGCCGCGCACTCCGCCTGCTACTCGATGGCCCTGTCCAAGCAGATCGCCGACGCGGGCGGTACGCCGCAGTCGCTCGACGTGACCGCTGACGTGACCCTCGGGGCCGACTCCGGCGGCGCGCCGACGATCACCACGATCAAGCTCACCGTGCGGGCGGAGGTCGACGGTCTCGACGACGCGGCCTTCCAGACGTGCGCCGAGAACGCGAAGGCCGGGTGCCCGGTGAGCAAGGCGCTGGCCGGGGTCGGCGAGATCAGCCTGGACGCTGCTCTCGAGACTGCCTGA
- a CDS encoding DinB family protein, which produces MITDHPRYTGSERETLGDLLSSNRAEILGLLEGLTEEQARRRLVPSLTTLLGLVKHASFAERVWFHVRLANRTRAEVGVPTQIDDSFRLDDSDTIASISAEFRQVCAESDRIAAAYDLDHVARDERRGGVSLRWMYAHMIEELARHAGHGDILREQILAADQSG; this is translated from the coding sequence GTGATCACCGACCACCCTCGCTACACCGGGTCCGAGCGCGAGACCCTCGGCGACCTGCTCTCGAGCAACCGCGCCGAGATCCTCGGATTGCTCGAGGGCCTGACCGAAGAGCAGGCGCGCCGCCGCCTCGTGCCCTCGCTGACGACGCTCCTCGGGCTGGTCAAGCACGCGTCGTTCGCCGAGCGCGTGTGGTTCCACGTCCGGCTCGCCAACCGCACCCGGGCCGAGGTCGGCGTACCCACCCAGATCGACGACAGCTTCCGCCTCGACGACTCCGACACCATCGCGTCGATCAGTGCGGAGTTCCGGCAGGTGTGCGCCGAGTCCGATCGGATCGCCGCGGCCTACGACCTCGACCACGTCGCCCGCGACGAGCGCCGCGGCGGCGTGAGCCTCCGGTGGATGTACGCCCACATGATCGAGGAGCTCGCCCGTCACGCCGGGCACGGCGACATCCTGCGCGAGCAGATCCTCGCTGCCGACCAGTCGGGCTGA
- a CDS encoding acyl-CoA dehydrogenase family protein, with protein sequence MDTESIVAVREVVTDLVSREDGRAAEWSAWAAAGLTALPVPEMHGGDALGLPEVAVLLREAGRAAVRVPVWETLCCGALALTAHGSDDQRSGLLPGIAAGEVVVTPALRDAHGVATTYDGGTVSGRKVGVTYADEAGRLLVTARVGEREVVALVDPRGPGVTLLPASASSDVAQHTVILDGAPAELLGEGAAPYLHDVARAGLVATAAGVLAGARDLTADYVKGRQQFGRSLAEFQAVSLQMADVYVASRTLDLAADNAVWRVAQGLPAADDLAVASYWVSRVAPYAFRTCHHLHGGMGVDVTYPLVGYTTWGTDLAHALDTAGAEVPVEAADAKNLELTEAQRELKGELRRYFAGLAADFGHLNDPDPVEGAWDRHGPSYQKLIKQLGADGWMGVGWPKEYGGHGLGEVEQTIFANEAQYADVHLPAVTLQTVGPTLIRYGTEKQKEMFLPRILAGDVHFAIGYSEPDAGTDLASLRTTARRYGDHYVVNGQKLWTTGGHQADYIWLACRTDPDAPKHRGISILIVDTTDPGYSWTPIITADGSHHVNATYYNDVRVPVDMLVGEENQGWRLITTQLNHERVMLGPAGRIEGLRDRVLRWAESAGVRDLPEVSELLGKATAVFRVNELLNWQVAGQAASGEVQVADASATKVFASDQVQHLLADLISLIHKYGDPGEPGTKDLVDYLDAQAKRNLVLTFGGGVQEVQRELIAMFGLGLPRVPR encoded by the coding sequence GTGGACACTGAGTCGATCGTTGCCGTGCGGGAGGTCGTGACCGACCTCGTCAGCCGCGAGGACGGCCGCGCAGCGGAGTGGTCCGCCTGGGCGGCGGCCGGCCTGACCGCGCTCCCGGTGCCCGAGATGCACGGGGGTGACGCCCTCGGCCTGCCCGAGGTCGCGGTGCTGCTCCGCGAGGCCGGGCGGGCGGCCGTGCGGGTGCCCGTCTGGGAGACGCTGTGCTGCGGCGCGCTCGCGCTCACTGCTCACGGCTCCGACGACCAGCGCTCGGGGCTGCTCCCCGGCATCGCTGCTGGAGAGGTGGTGGTGACGCCGGCGCTCCGCGACGCCCACGGCGTGGCCACGACGTACGACGGCGGCACCGTCTCCGGCCGCAAGGTCGGCGTGACCTACGCCGACGAGGCCGGCCGGCTGCTCGTGACGGCGCGTGTTGGCGAGCGCGAGGTGGTCGCCCTCGTCGACCCGCGCGGTCCCGGCGTGACCCTGCTCCCGGCCAGCGCCTCCAGCGACGTCGCGCAGCACACGGTCATCCTCGACGGCGCGCCCGCCGAGCTCCTCGGCGAGGGTGCGGCGCCGTACCTCCACGACGTGGCGCGCGCCGGCCTGGTGGCGACTGCGGCCGGCGTACTCGCCGGAGCGCGGGACCTGACCGCCGACTACGTGAAGGGACGGCAGCAGTTCGGTCGCTCGCTGGCGGAGTTCCAGGCGGTCTCTCTCCAGATGGCCGACGTCTACGTCGCCTCGCGCACGCTCGACCTCGCCGCCGACAACGCGGTCTGGCGGGTCGCCCAGGGACTCCCGGCGGCCGACGACCTCGCGGTCGCCTCCTACTGGGTGAGCCGCGTGGCGCCGTACGCGTTCCGCACCTGTCACCACCTGCACGGTGGCATGGGCGTCGACGTGACCTACCCGCTCGTCGGCTACACGACGTGGGGCACCGACCTGGCGCACGCGCTCGACACCGCCGGCGCCGAGGTGCCGGTCGAGGCTGCCGACGCCAAGAACCTCGAGCTCACCGAGGCGCAGCGCGAGCTGAAGGGCGAGCTGCGGCGCTACTTCGCCGGTCTCGCCGCCGACTTCGGGCACCTCAACGACCCCGACCCGGTCGAGGGCGCGTGGGACCGCCACGGCCCGAGCTACCAGAAGCTCATCAAGCAGCTCGGCGCCGACGGCTGGATGGGCGTCGGCTGGCCGAAGGAGTACGGCGGCCACGGCCTCGGCGAGGTGGAGCAGACGATCTTCGCCAACGAGGCGCAGTACGCCGACGTGCACCTGCCGGCGGTGACGCTGCAGACGGTCGGCCCGACGCTGATCCGCTACGGCACGGAGAAGCAGAAGGAGATGTTCCTCCCGCGGATCCTCGCCGGCGACGTGCACTTCGCGATCGGCTACAGCGAGCCCGACGCGGGCACCGATCTCGCGTCGCTGCGCACCACCGCCCGCCGCTACGGTGACCACTACGTCGTCAACGGGCAGAAGCTCTGGACCACGGGCGGCCACCAGGCCGACTACATCTGGCTGGCCTGCCGCACCGACCCCGACGCCCCGAAGCACCGGGGCATCTCGATCCTGATCGTCGACACGACCGACCCCGGCTACTCGTGGACGCCGATCATCACCGCCGACGGGTCGCACCACGTCAACGCGACCTACTACAACGACGTGCGCGTGCCGGTCGACATGCTGGTGGGCGAGGAGAACCAGGGCTGGCGGCTGATCACCACGCAGCTCAACCACGAGCGCGTGATGCTCGGGCCGGCCGGGCGCATCGAGGGCCTGCGCGACCGCGTGCTGCGGTGGGCCGAGAGCGCCGGCGTGCGCGACCTGCCCGAGGTGTCGGAGCTGCTCGGCAAGGCCACTGCCGTCTTCCGCGTCAACGAGCTGCTCAACTGGCAGGTCGCCGGGCAGGCGGCCTCCGGGGAGGTGCAGGTCGCCGATGCCTCGGCGACCAAGGTGTTCGCCTCCGACCAGGTCCAGCACCTGCTGGCCGACCTGATCTCGCTGATCCACAAGTACGGCGACCCGGGGGAGCCCGGCACCAAGGACCTCGTCGACTACCTCGACGCGCAGGCCAAGCGCAACCTGGTGCTGACGTTCGGCGGTGGCGTCCAGGAGGTCCAGCGGGAGCTGATCGCGATGTTCGGGCTCGGGCTGCCGAGGGTGCCACGATGA
- a CDS encoding methyltransferase family protein, whose product MARDTTRAAIGSFAFFLLAPGVNAGLVPWLITRWETDAPVWAQAAGIAVTSAGTLLVTAAFVQFVAEGRGTPAPVAPTQQLVVGGLYRWVRNPMYVGVAGAIAGQAVLFASVGVALWLVAFVGAVTLFVARYEEPTLRRTYGASYDAYTSAVPRWLPRVTPWQPQRSP is encoded by the coding sequence ATGGCCCGTGACACCACCCGCGCAGCGATCGGCTCGTTCGCGTTCTTCCTGCTCGCGCCCGGCGTGAACGCGGGGCTGGTGCCGTGGCTGATCACCCGCTGGGAGACCGATGCGCCGGTCTGGGCGCAGGCGGCCGGGATCGCGGTGACCTCGGCCGGGACCTTGCTCGTGACGGCGGCGTTCGTGCAGTTCGTCGCCGAGGGGCGCGGTACGCCGGCGCCGGTGGCACCGACGCAGCAGCTCGTCGTGGGCGGCCTCTACCGCTGGGTGCGCAACCCGATGTACGTCGGCGTCGCCGGCGCGATCGCGGGCCAGGCCGTCCTGTTCGCCAGCGTCGGGGTCGCCCTCTGGCTCGTGGCGTTCGTCGGTGCGGTCACCCTGTTCGTCGCCCGTTACGAGGAGCCGACCCTGCGCCGCACCTACGGCGCGTCGTACGACGCCTACACGAGCGCGGTGCCGCGCTGGCTGCCACGTGTCACGCCGTGGCAGCCTCAGCGGTCGCCCTGA
- a CDS encoding GTP-binding protein LepA, whose amino-acid sequence MDPRLKAHVDRLAAEHPPLRLDDVDFTVRDPAGFERRFGHVLDYMARVELEVDRNVLELTTMLPDPPEIDRYFYADVWQPQEIQHGRILDRLQVELGRAPATADVDTVSAKLRILGALAHLDAFQDVCRMLYYLTGMATERSAVLAYNLLHEGTLEAGEQAIAHTVVGPIKRQEPGHYAFYQLSARGLWPRLAAWQRWLVRRMRTISFGPVGTNNKEQRADFGDVMRTLGIAGREDDFAGQAVRVERELLWGHRQGLAVPPYVLRAFREAVELSVARERAAAA is encoded by the coding sequence GTGGATCCCCGGCTCAAGGCGCACGTCGACCGGCTCGCGGCCGAGCACCCGCCCCTCCGCCTCGACGACGTCGACTTCACGGTGCGCGACCCTGCCGGCTTCGAGCGCCGGTTCGGGCACGTGCTCGACTACATGGCCCGCGTCGAGCTCGAGGTCGACCGCAACGTCCTCGAGCTCACCACCATGCTGCCGGACCCGCCGGAGATCGACCGCTACTTCTACGCCGACGTGTGGCAGCCGCAGGAGATCCAGCACGGCCGGATCCTCGACCGGCTCCAGGTGGAGCTCGGGCGCGCGCCCGCGACGGCCGACGTCGACACGGTGAGCGCGAAGCTGCGGATCCTCGGCGCGCTCGCGCATCTCGACGCGTTCCAGGACGTCTGCCGGATGCTCTACTACCTGACCGGCATGGCGACCGAGCGGTCGGCCGTGCTGGCCTACAACCTGCTCCACGAGGGCACCCTCGAAGCCGGCGAGCAGGCCATCGCGCACACCGTGGTCGGGCCGATCAAGCGGCAGGAGCCCGGCCACTACGCGTTCTACCAGCTCTCGGCCCGCGGGCTCTGGCCCCGGCTCGCCGCGTGGCAGCGGTGGTTGGTCCGCCGGATGCGGACGATCTCGTTCGGGCCCGTGGGCACGAACAACAAGGAGCAGCGGGCCGACTTCGGCGACGTGATGCGCACGCTGGGGATCGCCGGGCGCGAGGACGACTTCGCCGGGCAGGCGGTCCGCGTCGAGCGCGAGCTCCTCTGGGGCCACCGACAGGGGCTGGCGGTGCCGCCGTACGTGCTGCGCGCCTTCCGGGAGGCGGTCGAGCTGTCCGTCGCCCGCGAACGCGCCGCGGCCGCCTGA
- a CDS encoding MaoC family dehydratase: MRKLEAGEAIPAWSLPLTPTTIVSTAIATRDWQDVHHDRDIAQAAGSKDIFMNILTSNGLVEKYVADWVGHDCELKGIAIRLGAPAHPYDTLTFTGEVTEVADGVATIAVTGSVSLGAHVTGTVKVAVA, from the coding sequence ATGAGGAAGCTCGAGGCCGGCGAGGCCATCCCCGCGTGGAGCCTGCCGCTCACGCCGACCACGATCGTGAGCACGGCGATCGCCACCCGCGACTGGCAGGACGTGCACCACGACCGCGACATCGCCCAGGCGGCAGGGTCGAAGGACATCTTCATGAACATCCTGACCAGCAACGGCCTCGTCGAGAAGTACGTCGCCGACTGGGTCGGCCACGACTGCGAGCTTAAGGGCATCGCGATCCGGCTGGGCGCGCCCGCGCACCCCTACGACACCCTGACGTTCACGGGCGAGGTGACCGAGGTCGCCGACGGCGTCGCGACGATCGCCGTTACCGGATCGGTCTCGCTCGGCGCCCACGTCACCGGCACGGTGAAGGTGGCCGTCGCATGA
- a CDS encoding FAS1-like dehydratase domain-containing protein has translation MSATEQVQDLVPADVHERIMAEAEAISALGEASESMAPYPVNQPTIGTWLDAMGYDNERFRNGEAPPSMAQVWTMPGLGRRRPDDDPLSRMMEVLTAEGFTAVLGTNCEQTYERYLRVGEHVRVTSALESVAGPKATAMGIGYFVTSRNTWYVGDEKVATMLFRVLKFIPKERP, from the coding sequence ATGAGCGCCACCGAGCAGGTGCAGGACCTCGTGCCTGCCGACGTCCACGAGCGGATCATGGCGGAGGCCGAGGCCATCAGCGCCCTCGGCGAGGCGTCGGAGTCGATGGCGCCGTACCCCGTCAACCAGCCGACGATCGGCACCTGGCTCGACGCGATGGGCTACGACAACGAGCGCTTCCGCAACGGCGAGGCGCCGCCGTCGATGGCGCAGGTGTGGACCATGCCCGGCCTCGGCCGGCGCCGCCCCGACGACGACCCGCTGAGCCGGATGATGGAGGTGCTCACGGCCGAGGGGTTCACGGCGGTATTGGGCACCAACTGCGAGCAGACCTACGAGCGCTACCTGCGCGTCGGCGAGCACGTGCGGGTCACCTCGGCCCTCGAGTCCGTGGCCGGGCCGAAGGCGACCGCGATGGGCATCGGCTACTTCGTGACGTCGCGGAACACCTGGTACGTCGGCGACGAGAAGGTCGCGACGATGCTCTTCCGGGTGCTGAAGTTCATCCCGAAGGAGCGCCCGTGA